In Rhipicephalus sanguineus isolate Rsan-2018 unplaced genomic scaffold, BIME_Rsan_1.4 Seq316, whole genome shotgun sequence, a single window of DNA contains:
- the LOC119377014 gene encoding P2X purinoceptor 7, producing MTLQNLSDLEMRILARMREQNLNPYEYAPHRDVSMDDSSESGDPDFGRPPSPHASRLGNVDWCRCKHCGLMPTLAECICCKDIAEIRIEQLCVTLDTDFEALCLNTAVLRVAYIDVHVNREDAEIADDHTRYRYTAYRQFTRWMWGCLGQGNRRVLPSCVVLRIREQFPSATYRGFRLAPLL from the exons ATGACGCTCCAAAATCTCAGCGACCTGGAAATGAGAATCCTAGCTCGCATGCGGGAACAGAATTTAAACCCTTACGAGTATGCGCCTCACCGCGACGTGTCGATGGACGACAGTAGTGAAAGCGGAGATCCCGATTTTGGAAGACCCCCATCACCGCACGCCAGCCGTCTAGGCAACGTCGACTG GTGCAGGTGCAAGCACTGCGGGCTTATGCCGACGCTGGCCGAGTGCATCTGCTGCAAGGACATTGCAGAAATCCGCATTGAACAGCTCTGCGTCACATTAGACACCGATTTCGAGGCTCTGTGTCTGAATACTGCTGTGCTAAGGGTCGCGTATATAGACGTCCATGTTAACAGGGAGGATGCCGAGATCGCAGACGACCATAC GCGGTACAGATATACAGCATATCGTCAGTTTACCAGGTGGATGTGGGGTTGCCTTGGGCAAGGAAACCGGCGCGTCCTGCCATCTTGCGTGGTGCTGCGCATACGGGAACAATTTCCATCAGCAACGTACCGAGGGTTCCGCCTTGCACCTCTCCTGTGA